From Oncorhynchus masou masou isolate Uvic2021 chromosome 7, UVic_Omas_1.1, whole genome shotgun sequence, one genomic window encodes:
- the LOC135543053 gene encoding homeobox protein engrailed-1-B-like — MEERIDQNSRDSTEGESVSLSPNLPSPPILPHQAAQQVHRTTNFFIDNILRPDFGCKKELGSRERAQTSGRENVNPLVIRPSHASSLCQDSNCSSDSTSSSSSSPSSKQSSTKQGEGNGTTTTRYGDTASIVVVNASNGGSPPAKESTPMLWPAWVYCTRYSDRPSSGPRTRKLKKKKNEKEDKRPRTAFTAEQLQRLKSEFQANRYITEQRRQSLATELNLNESQIKIWFQNKRAKIKKGNGYKNGLALQLMAQGLYNHSTTTVQEEKDDSE, encoded by the exons ATGGAAGAGCGAATTGATCAGAACAGCCGTGATTCGACTGAGGGAGAGAGCGTGTCCCTCTCCCCGAATCTACCATCTCCTCCAATTTTGCCCCACCAGGCAGCACAGCAGGTACATAGAACCACAAACTTTTTTATTGACAATATTCTGCGGCCAGACTTCGGCTGCAAGAAGGAGCTTGGGAGTCGGGAGCGGGCGCAGACCTCCGGCAGAGAAAACGTCAACCCCTTGGTAATCAGGCCATCTCACGCGAGCAGCCTTTGCCAGGATTCCAACTGCAGTAGTGACAGTACTTCTTCGTCGTCGTCCTCGCCGTCTTCGAAACAGAGCTCGACAAAACAAGGTGAAGGGAATGGGACTACCACAACGAGATATGGAGACACCGCGTCAATAGTGGTTGTGAATGCCAGTAATGGAGGATCTCCACCCGCTAAAGAATCTACGCCGATGTTATGGCCTGCGTGGGTTTACTGCACGAGATATTCGGATCGACCATCATCTG GCCCAAGGACACGGAAATTGAAAAAGAAGAAAAATGAGAAAGAAGACAAGCGACCCAGAACCGCGTTTACGGCTGAACAACTGCAGAGACTTAAGTCCGAGTTTCAGGCAAATCGCTACATAACAGAACAACGGAGACAGTCACTGGCCACAGAACTGAATCTCAATGAATCCCAAATAAAAATTTGGTTTCAGAATAAGAGGGCAAAAATCAAAAAGGGGAATGGCTACAAGAACGGCCTGGCTCTCCAACTCATGGCCCAAGGACTGTACAACCATTCCACAACCACGGTCCAAGAGGAGAAGGATGATAGCGAGTAA